From one Bradyrhizobium sp. Ash2021 genomic stretch:
- a CDS encoding FAD binding domain-containing protein — translation MIGGSMSGLFAASLLRKAGWETDVYERSDVELRGRGAGIVTHPDLIQSLERSSAQLNDLGVTVHERVALDSQGNVIERLPYEQIVTSWDRLHQIMRATIPQGTHHLGYNLKAIEQDADSVTAIFESGERVTGDLLVGADGFRSVVRNMFAPEIQPIYAGYVVWRGLADEDAIPKEAHAAVFDKFAFFLPPHNKNIGYPIAGPDNDLRPGHRRWNWVWYRAVDRAALDNILVDEDGVYHAVSIPPPKVRADVIARLKEDAREFLPPPMRDILFCVAKPFFTPIYDLLVERMVYGRVALIGDAAAVARPHIGMGIAKGGTDAEVLTDSLASHPNLLEGLSRFERERLPIAGRAVAQGRSLGEYMLAHASPGNGADDAHWCEFHSIRGILKHTASSAFLHSA, via the coding sequence GTGATCGGCGGCTCGATGTCGGGTCTCTTCGCAGCTTCACTTCTGCGGAAGGCCGGCTGGGAGACCGACGTATACGAGCGTAGCGATGTCGAACTTCGTGGGCGTGGAGCGGGAATCGTCACCCATCCCGATCTCATACAGTCGCTGGAGCGAAGCAGCGCACAATTGAATGACTTGGGCGTCACTGTCCACGAACGCGTCGCGTTGGATTCCCAGGGGAATGTGATCGAGCGACTACCCTACGAACAGATCGTCACGTCCTGGGATCGACTGCATCAAATTATGCGAGCCACGATTCCTCAAGGCACGCATCATCTCGGTTACAATCTGAAGGCCATCGAGCAGGACGCGGACTCCGTGACGGCGATCTTCGAGAGCGGCGAACGAGTGACCGGTGATCTGCTCGTCGGCGCTGACGGGTTTCGCTCGGTCGTGCGCAACATGTTCGCCCCGGAGATTCAGCCGATCTACGCGGGTTATGTGGTATGGCGTGGTCTTGCTGACGAGGACGCCATTCCGAAAGAGGCGCACGCTGCGGTCTTCGACAAGTTCGCGTTCTTCTTGCCGCCTCATAACAAGAATATCGGCTATCCGATCGCCGGACCGGACAACGATCTGCGGCCTGGCCATCGTCGGTGGAATTGGGTCTGGTATCGGGCGGTCGACCGAGCCGCTTTGGACAATATACTGGTCGACGAAGACGGGGTGTACCACGCCGTTTCGATCCCCCCGCCGAAGGTCCGAGCCGATGTCATCGCACGTCTCAAGGAAGACGCGCGGGAGTTCCTGCCTCCTCCGATGCGCGATATTTTGTTTTGCGTCGCCAAACCCTTCTTTACGCCGATCTACGATCTGCTGGTCGAGAGGATGGTGTACGGCCGCGTCGCGCTGATCGGCGACGCCGCTGCGGTCGCTCGGCCTCACATCGGCATGGGTATCGCCAAGGGCGGCACGGACGCGGAGGTGCTGACAGACTCGCTCGCAAGCCATCCGAATTTGCTCGAAGGTCTGTCTCGCTTCGAGCGTGAGCGTCTGCCGATCGCCGGGAGGGCCGTGGCCCAAGGGCGCAGCCTCGGAGAATACATGCTCGCTCATGCGTCGCCCGGAAATGGGGCCGACGACGCGCATTGGTGTGAGTTCCACAGCATTCGGGGCATTCTCAAGCACACTGCGTCGTCCGCATTTCTTCATTCAGCCTAG
- a CDS encoding Gfo/Idh/MocA family oxidoreductase: protein MSPSTARTRATKAAIVGLGWWGQHILRQTIGSDVIHIVQAVGSRDEQRALAGKYGADFTTDLARVLADPSIDLVILATPHSLHARQIVTVAHAGKHVFCEKPIGLDVTEVRRALDACRATGVRLGVGHERRFEPAIDELRKLLADGFFGTIMHVEACFHHDKLRGIAGGNWRVSAQGEVPLAMTATGIHLTDLFLDLFGPVETVTAFPATRIENTGYADTVSVHVGFASKATGYFSTVLATPFYSRLAVFGSEGWAEVRDASHPDQSGPSTLTAQRRAFGPIVTTLPGKDAVRANLERFALSLGGEASYPFTEEQILGNIAVMVAVSRSILDGRTVPIAEILPRSPI from the coding sequence GTGAGTCCGTCGACCGCCCGAACTCGTGCGACAAAGGCAGCGATCGTCGGCCTGGGATGGTGGGGTCAGCACATCCTGCGGCAGACGATCGGATCCGACGTCATTCATATAGTGCAGGCGGTCGGAAGCCGTGATGAGCAACGGGCACTTGCAGGAAAATATGGCGCGGACTTCACGACGGATCTCGCTCGGGTTCTCGCCGATCCTTCCATCGATCTCGTCATTCTGGCCACGCCCCATTCGCTGCATGCGCGACAGATCGTAACGGTGGCTCATGCGGGCAAACACGTCTTCTGCGAGAAGCCGATCGGGCTCGACGTGACGGAGGTCAGACGAGCGCTCGATGCGTGTCGCGCCACAGGAGTTCGCCTCGGCGTCGGACATGAACGCCGGTTCGAGCCGGCGATCGACGAACTGCGTAAGTTGCTGGCCGATGGCTTCTTCGGAACGATCATGCACGTCGAGGCGTGTTTCCATCACGACAAACTCCGTGGCATCGCCGGCGGGAATTGGCGGGTCAGCGCGCAGGGTGAGGTGCCGCTCGCGATGACGGCGACGGGTATCCACCTGACGGACCTGTTCTTGGATCTGTTCGGCCCTGTCGAGACAGTGACGGCATTTCCTGCGACGCGCATTGAAAACACGGGCTACGCAGACACTGTATCCGTACACGTCGGCTTTGCGTCCAAGGCTACTGGCTACTTCTCCACCGTGCTCGCCACGCCGTTCTATTCGCGGCTCGCGGTCTTCGGCAGCGAAGGGTGGGCTGAAGTCCGTGACGCGTCCCATCCAGACCAATCCGGTCCTAGCACGCTGACCGCACAGCGTCGCGCGTTCGGGCCCATAGTCACGACGCTGCCCGGCAAGGATGCCGTGCGGGCCAATCTCGAGCGGTTCGCGCTATCGCTCGGAGGCGAAGCGTCCTATCCGTTCACCGAGGAGCAGATCTTGGGCAACATTGCCGTGATGGTCGCCGTATCGCGATCGATTTTGGACGGGCGGACCGTGCCGATCGCCGAGATCCTGCCTCGTTCGCCGATCTAG
- a CDS encoding alkene reductase encodes MSKLFTSTKVGPYELTHRVAMAPLTRMRSDPGDIPNGLMVKYYTQRASQGGLIVSEATPVSTRGNGYAGAPGIYSDAQIAGWQRVTDAVHSKGGRIFQQLWHVGRQSHVDLQPNGDAPVAPSAIAAEGYAYTKAGEVPFSIPRALELHEIPAIVEEFRAGAERSLRAGFDGVEIHGANGYLPDQFLQDGTNKRTDEYGGPIGNRARFLLEVTQATISVWGADRVGMRISPSGTYGSMSDSNPRATFGYVATALDRLGIAYLHVVEPRIKGTEEIAFGQAPVAVQHLRPKFSRTLIAAGGFNPASAEAIVASGDADLVAFGRHFISNPDLPERLRQGLPLNAYDRSTFYGGDSQGYTDYPTAKAAA; translated from the coding sequence ATGTCCAAACTATTCACTTCGACCAAGGTCGGGCCCTACGAATTGACGCATCGCGTCGCGATGGCGCCGCTCACGCGGATGCGCTCCGATCCCGGTGATATTCCGAACGGACTGATGGTCAAATATTACACCCAACGTGCGTCGCAAGGCGGCCTGATCGTCTCCGAAGCGACGCCGGTCTCGACCCGCGGCAACGGTTATGCCGGGGCACCTGGCATCTACTCGGACGCCCAGATCGCAGGATGGCAGCGGGTCACCGACGCGGTCCATTCCAAGGGCGGTCGCATCTTTCAGCAATTATGGCACGTCGGCCGGCAATCGCATGTCGACCTGCAGCCGAACGGCGACGCACCGGTTGCCCCCTCCGCGATTGCCGCCGAGGGCTATGCCTACACCAAAGCAGGTGAAGTGCCGTTCTCGATTCCGCGCGCCCTCGAGCTGCACGAAATCCCCGCGATCGTCGAAGAATTTCGCGCCGGCGCCGAGCGGTCGCTGCGTGCCGGTTTCGATGGTGTCGAAATTCACGGCGCGAACGGCTATCTGCCCGACCAGTTCCTGCAGGACGGAACGAACAAGCGCACTGACGAATACGGCGGCCCCATCGGAAACCGGGCGCGCTTCCTGCTGGAGGTGACACAGGCCACCATTTCGGTCTGGGGAGCCGACCGAGTGGGCATGCGCATCTCTCCGAGCGGCACGTACGGATCGATGTCGGACAGCAATCCACGGGCGACCTTCGGATACGTGGCGACCGCGCTCGATCGCTTGGGCATCGCGTACCTCCATGTCGTCGAGCCCCGCATCAAGGGTACCGAGGAGATCGCTTTCGGCCAGGCTCCCGTCGCGGTCCAGCATTTGCGGCCGAAGTTCTCGAGAACCTTGATCGCTGCCGGCGGCTTCAATCCGGCCTCCGCGGAAGCCATCGTCGCGTCGGGCGACGCCGACCTCGTCGCCTTCGGGCGGCACTTCATCTCGAACCCGGACCTGCCCGAGCGTCTGCGGCAGGGACTGCCGCTCAACGCTTACGACCGATCGACGTTCTACGGCGGCGACTCGCAAGGCTACACCGATTACCCGACGGCCAAGGCCGCCGCCTGA